The following are encoded together in the Mesoterricola sediminis genome:
- a CDS encoding sensor histidine kinase translates to MAWAVLCAILAVIPHGYVRDARQASLNAWYTASHERATRLTQEWEHWTAPVPPFTRGDEPEVGAWLAREALLTALVDAETGTVWIREGDHLRKPRNAGERRVPADWAWRAMQVCPAWAVRGTPVAGPMAIRRDRGFDAGVGWLPGNQDPQFVERGSIVAYFGKWCLVKQWVPGSPEVERWLQGTLGSAATYRFGALNHRSAGGHPRPRPLAAYLGRPQPPDSGRVAFQNPDEAPFLVDRDLSTAFGGTWNVYLQMSPATFRAFRAEDLRRRGLAWTAYGLVVAGSGLALAAVLFTRKRERRIADRLASLTHSLKTPLAVLQLRCETALNPDLAQAEREARLLEIRNGADHMARTIEACLEEMRCPGGGRSQGLVGPDFFERLDEKASPAFEARDRVLEVYAAGEAFPCSPTALDSALSTLVENALMHGRGRVEVHAQRLADHMEIRVSDEGDGIPGPVLEHLAHRRGAPDRARREGGGLGLTVLADLAREEGWGLAFRAVPAGFEAVIDVPVG, encoded by the coding sequence GTGGCCTGGGCCGTCCTCTGCGCCATCCTGGCCGTCATTCCCCACGGCTACGTGCGGGACGCCCGGCAGGCAAGCCTGAACGCCTGGTACACCGCCTCCCATGAACGGGCGACCCGCTTGACGCAGGAATGGGAGCACTGGACCGCCCCCGTGCCCCCCTTCACCCGCGGGGACGAGCCCGAGGTGGGGGCCTGGCTGGCCCGCGAGGCCCTCCTCACGGCCCTGGTGGATGCCGAGACCGGCACGGTGTGGATCCGGGAGGGGGACCACCTCCGGAAGCCCCGGAACGCCGGGGAGCGCCGGGTCCCGGCCGACTGGGCCTGGCGGGCCATGCAGGTCTGCCCGGCCTGGGCGGTGCGGGGCACCCCCGTCGCGGGGCCCATGGCCATCCGGCGGGACCGGGGCTTCGACGCCGGCGTGGGGTGGCTGCCCGGCAACCAGGATCCCCAGTTCGTGGAGCGGGGCAGCATCGTCGCCTACTTCGGCAAGTGGTGCCTGGTGAAGCAGTGGGTGCCCGGCAGCCCCGAGGTGGAGCGCTGGCTCCAGGGCACCCTCGGTTCCGCCGCCACCTACCGGTTCGGGGCGCTGAACCACCGCAGCGCCGGGGGGCACCCGCGGCCCCGGCCCCTCGCCGCCTACCTGGGACGGCCCCAGCCGCCCGACAGCGGCCGGGTGGCCTTCCAGAACCCCGACGAAGCCCCTTTCCTGGTCGACCGGGATCTCAGCACGGCCTTCGGGGGGACCTGGAACGTCTACCTCCAGATGTCGCCCGCGACGTTCCGGGCCTTCCGAGCCGAGGACCTGCGCCGGCGGGGGCTGGCCTGGACCGCCTACGGCCTCGTCGTGGCGGGGTCCGGCCTCGCCCTCGCCGCCGTCCTCTTCACCCGGAAGCGGGAGCGCCGGATCGCGGACCGGCTGGCCTCCCTCACCCACAGCCTCAAGACCCCCCTGGCGGTGCTCCAGCTGCGCTGCGAGACGGCCCTCAACCCCGACCTGGCCCAGGCCGAGCGCGAGGCGCGCCTGCTGGAGATCCGCAACGGGGCCGACCACATGGCCCGGACCATCGAGGCCTGCCTGGAGGAGATGCGCTGCCCCGGCGGGGGGCGGTCCCAGGGCCTGGTGGGCCCGGACTTCTTCGAACGCCTCGACGAGAAGGCCAGCCCCGCCTTCGAGGCCCGGGACCGGGTCCTGGAGGTCTACGCCGCCGGGGAGGCCTTCCCCTGCAGCCCCACGGCCCTCGACTCCGCCCTCTCGACCCTGGTGGAGAACGCCCTCATGCACGGGCGCGGGAGGGTCGAGGTCCACGCCCAGCGGCTGGCGGACCACATGGAGATCCGGGTTTCGGACGAGGGCGACGGCATCCCCGGCCCGGTCCTGGAACACCTGGCGCACCGCCGCGGGGCGCCGGACCGCGCCCGGCGCGAAGGGGGCGGCCTCGGGCTCACCGTCCTCGCGGACCTGGCCCGGGAGGAGGGCTGGGGCCTCGCCTTCCGGGCGGTTCCGGCGGGCTTCGAGGCGGTGATCGACGTCCCCGTCGGTTAG
- the ercA gene encoding alcohol dehydrogenase-like regulatory protein ErcA, producing MFEPVVTELRKFVAPEFLFGLDARLQVGRYARTLGAGRALLVSDPGVAAAGWTAEAADLLEAEGLEVATFLDISPNPRDHQVMAGVERYHATQSDLIVAVGGGSPMDCAKGIGIVVANGGSVLDYEGVDRVRVPMPPLICVPTTAGSSADVSQFAIITDVAEKVKIAIISKAVVPDVALIDPRTLVTLDPYLTACTGMDALVHAIEAFVSNAHSPITDVHAAEAIRLVAAHLRASSERPGDLELRTRVMQASLQAGLAFSNASLGAVHAMAHSLGGYRDLPHGECNALLLAPVVAFNFPAAPERYRRVAELVGCPGADGPDPSVREALVRHLLDLRTACGIRGGLAERGVGVADTARLAAKAIEDPCNATNPRPPAQGDLETVFREAL from the coding sequence ATGTTCGAGCCGGTGGTCACCGAACTGCGGAAATTCGTCGCCCCCGAATTCCTCTTCGGCCTGGATGCCCGTTTGCAAGTGGGACGCTACGCCCGCACCCTGGGGGCGGGCCGGGCCCTGCTGGTCTCGGACCCGGGCGTGGCGGCCGCGGGCTGGACCGCCGAGGCGGCCGACCTCCTGGAGGCGGAGGGCCTCGAGGTCGCGACCTTCCTGGACATCAGCCCCAACCCCCGGGACCACCAGGTCATGGCCGGGGTGGAGCGCTACCACGCGACCCAGAGCGACCTCATCGTCGCCGTGGGCGGCGGGAGCCCCATGGACTGCGCCAAGGGCATCGGCATCGTCGTGGCCAACGGGGGGAGCGTGCTGGACTACGAGGGCGTGGACCGCGTCCGGGTGCCCATGCCGCCCCTGATCTGCGTGCCGACCACGGCGGGCTCCTCGGCGGACGTGTCGCAGTTCGCCATCATCACCGACGTGGCCGAGAAGGTGAAGATCGCCATCATCAGCAAGGCGGTCGTGCCCGACGTGGCCCTCATCGATCCCCGGACCCTGGTGACGCTGGATCCCTACCTGACGGCCTGCACGGGCATGGACGCGCTGGTGCACGCCATCGAGGCCTTCGTGTCCAACGCCCACTCGCCCATCACCGACGTGCACGCCGCCGAGGCGATCCGGCTCGTGGCGGCCCACCTCCGCGCCTCGTCGGAGCGGCCCGGGGACCTGGAACTCCGGACCCGGGTCATGCAGGCCAGCCTCCAGGCCGGTCTCGCCTTCTCCAACGCGAGCCTGGGCGCGGTCCACGCCATGGCCCACAGCCTGGGCGGGTACCGGGACCTCCCCCACGGCGAGTGCAACGCCCTCCTCCTGGCCCCGGTGGTCGCCTTCAACTTCCCCGCGGCGCCGGAGCGCTACCGCCGGGTGGCGGAGCTGGTGGGCTGCCCCGGGGCCGACGGGCCCGACCCGTCCGTGCGCGAGGCGCTGGTGCGCCACCTGCTGGACCTGCGCACCGCCTGCGGCATCCGGGGCGGGCTCGCGGAGCGGGGGGTGGGCGTCGCGGACACGGCCCGGCTCGCCGCCAAGGCCATCGAGGATCCCTGCAATGCGACCAACCCGAGGCCCCCCGCCCAGGGGGACCTGGAGACGGTCTTCCGGGAGGCGCTGTAG
- a CDS encoding hybrid sensor histidine kinase/response regulator, whose amino-acid sequence MAGRRDWNEMRDRIIGLGEDSARKSFYPELQQRLRQLEETRERLRASEANLVAVFNSIHDGIVIHDKAGRFLEANRAAEALFGLPREALLASTVLDLTYIPAGREEVRAQLEGHWAQVAARGFHVLEWQLLRPDAEGPLDVEVTLRPAHWYGEEALVAVVRDITQRKQAEQDLRQAQKLESLGQLAGGVAHDTNNMLGVIIGYSDILLENAAIQDPVARAQLGMIRQAALHSSELTRQLLAFARKQTIQPRREDLNLLLDELQRMLRRLIGEDRSLVWKPASTLWNVWVDPSQVNQVLVNLVVNARDATRQGGVITLATCNQTVDPAYARAHPDAIPGDYVVVGVTDNGAGMPPEVLDRIFEPFFTTKEVGQGTGLGLAMVYGIVRQNGGFITVYSAPGAGTTFRLHLPRFRDPAADAGQEAPAAPPRGGTETILLVEDEEALLALGRTMLEEAGYRVLAVPAPEAALVLAATEAGQVHLLATDMIMPGMGGVALYQRVRAMRPGIRALFMSGYPGGATSAQGVLDPGLPFLQKPFTREELLRKVRDVLD is encoded by the coding sequence ATGGCCGGACGCCGCGACTGGAACGAGATGCGGGACCGGATCATCGGCCTCGGCGAGGACTCGGCCCGGAAGAGCTTCTACCCGGAACTGCAGCAGCGCCTCCGCCAGCTCGAGGAGACCCGGGAGCGCCTCCGCGCGTCCGAGGCCAACCTGGTGGCCGTGTTCAACAGCATCCACGACGGCATCGTCATCCACGACAAGGCGGGGCGCTTCCTCGAGGCGAACCGGGCGGCGGAGGCCCTGTTCGGGCTCCCGCGGGAAGCGCTCCTGGCCAGCACGGTCCTGGACCTCACGTACATCCCCGCCGGGCGGGAGGAGGTCCGGGCCCAGCTCGAGGGTCACTGGGCCCAGGTGGCGGCCCGCGGGTTCCACGTCCTCGAGTGGCAGCTGCTCCGGCCCGACGCCGAGGGGCCCCTGGACGTGGAAGTGACCCTGAGACCCGCCCACTGGTACGGGGAAGAGGCCCTCGTGGCGGTGGTCCGCGACATCACCCAGCGCAAGCAGGCCGAGCAGGACCTCCGCCAGGCCCAGAAGCTGGAGTCCCTGGGCCAGCTCGCCGGCGGCGTCGCCCACGACACCAACAACATGCTGGGGGTCATCATCGGCTATTCGGACATCCTCCTGGAGAACGCCGCCATCCAGGATCCGGTGGCCCGGGCCCAGCTGGGGATGATCCGCCAGGCCGCGCTCCATTCCAGCGAGCTCACCCGGCAGCTGCTGGCCTTCGCCCGGAAGCAGACCATCCAGCCCCGCCGGGAGGACCTGAACCTCCTTCTGGACGAGCTCCAGCGCATGCTGCGCCGCCTCATCGGCGAGGACCGGTCCCTGGTGTGGAAGCCCGCCTCCACCCTCTGGAACGTGTGGGTGGACCCCTCCCAGGTGAACCAGGTCCTCGTGAACCTCGTGGTCAACGCCCGGGACGCCACCCGCCAGGGCGGCGTGATCACCCTGGCCACCTGCAACCAGACCGTGGACCCCGCCTACGCCCGGGCCCACCCGGACGCGATCCCCGGCGACTACGTCGTGGTAGGCGTCACCGACAACGGGGCCGGGATGCCGCCGGAGGTCCTGGACCGGATCTTCGAGCCGTTCTTCACCACCAAGGAGGTGGGGCAGGGCACCGGGCTCGGCCTGGCCATGGTCTACGGCATCGTGCGCCAGAACGGGGGCTTCATCACGGTCTACAGCGCGCCCGGGGCGGGCACGACGTTCCGGCTTCACCTGCCGCGGTTCCGGGATCCGGCCGCCGACGCCGGGCAGGAAGCCCCGGCCGCGCCGCCGCGGGGGGGGACGGAGACGATCCTCCTGGTGGAGGACGAGGAGGCCCTCCTGGCCCTGGGCCGCACGATGCTGGAGGAGGCCGGCTACCGCGTCCTGGCCGTGCCCGCGCCCGAGGCCGCGCTGGTCCTGGCCGCCACGGAAGCGGGGCAGGTGCACCTCCTGGCCACGGACATGATCATGCCGGGCATGGGCGGGGTGGCCCTCTACCAGCGCGTGCGGGCGATGAGGCCCGGCATCCGCGCCCTCTTCATGTCGGGCTACCCCGGCGGCGCCACCTCCGCCCAGGGCGTGCTCGATCCGGGCCTGCCCTTCCTCCAGAAGCCGTTCACCCGGGAGGAGCTCCTGCGGAAGGTGCGGGACGTGCTGGACTGA
- a CDS encoding DUF523 domain-containing protein, with protein sequence MKRVLVSSCLLGEPVRYDGGAFEPTHPVLARWLREGRVLPCCPEVAGGLPVPRPPAEIAGGADGGEVLAGRARILDPAGRDLTAPFLAGAAATLDLARAGGAVLAVLKEGSPSCGSAAIHDGAFSGVRVPGQGVAAARLRAAGIPVFSERQWEAAAACLEALES encoded by the coding sequence ATGAAGCGGGTCCTCGTCAGCAGCTGCCTCCTGGGCGAGCCGGTGCGCTACGACGGCGGGGCCTTCGAGCCCACCCACCCGGTCCTGGCGCGCTGGCTCCGGGAGGGCCGGGTCCTCCCGTGCTGCCCGGAGGTGGCCGGCGGTCTCCCGGTGCCCCGCCCTCCCGCCGAAATCGCCGGCGGCGCGGACGGCGGCGAGGTGCTGGCGGGCCGGGCCCGGATCCTGGACCCCGCCGGCCGGGACCTCACGGCCCCCTTCCTGGCGGGGGCCGCCGCCACCCTGGACCTGGCCCGGGCCGGGGGCGCGGTCCTGGCCGTGCTCAAGGAGGGCAGCCCGAGCTGCGGATCCGCCGCCATCCACGACGGCGCCTTCTCCGGCGTCCGGGTCCCGGGCCAGGGCGTCGCCGCCGCGCGCCTCCGCGCGGCGGGGATCCCCGTGTTCTCGGAGCGCCAGTGGGAGGCCGCCGCGGCCTGCCTCGAGGCCCTGGAGTCCTGA
- a CDS encoding acyl-CoA dehydrogenase family protein encodes MDEELVLFRDAVAKFIHKTFVPCQERWRAQHHPDPDAWRKAGEAGLLLVDLPEASGGGGGTFRHEAVVIEELARASVNFANYIQDGVAHYLHQYGSAEQQARWLPDLASGARVGAIALTEPGGGSDLQGLATSARRDGDQYVLNGSKTFITNGTLMNLLVVAVRTDPAVPALRGISLLVFETDGLPGFHKGRPLEKVGMNGQDTCEAFFDEVRVPASSLLGPREGQGFAQIMDRMVYERLAIAVGAAAAMERAIELTSEYVKERGAYGGTLMDLQNTRMVLAECATRAKLGRVFVDGCIDRYVAGRLDPVTAAQAKYWLTESECLVADACVQLHGGYGYMTEYEIARIWADSRVHRIYGGANEILKEMIAWSL; translated from the coding sequence ATGGATGAAGAGCTGGTCCTCTTCCGGGACGCCGTCGCCAAGTTCATCCACAAGACCTTCGTTCCCTGCCAGGAGCGCTGGCGGGCGCAGCACCATCCCGACCCGGACGCCTGGCGCAAGGCCGGCGAGGCGGGTCTCCTCCTGGTGGACCTGCCGGAAGCCAGCGGGGGCGGCGGCGGGACCTTCCGCCACGAGGCCGTCGTCATCGAGGAACTGGCCCGGGCCTCCGTGAACTTCGCCAACTACATCCAGGACGGCGTGGCCCACTACCTCCACCAGTACGGCAGCGCCGAGCAGCAGGCGCGTTGGCTGCCCGATCTGGCCAGCGGCGCCCGGGTGGGGGCCATCGCCCTCACGGAACCCGGGGGCGGCTCGGACCTGCAGGGCCTGGCCACCTCCGCCCGCCGGGATGGGGACCAGTACGTCCTCAACGGGTCGAAGACGTTCATCACCAACGGCACGCTGATGAACCTCCTCGTGGTGGCCGTGCGGACGGATCCCGCCGTGCCCGCCCTGCGGGGCATCTCCCTCCTGGTCTTCGAAACGGACGGCCTGCCCGGCTTCCACAAGGGCCGCCCCCTGGAGAAGGTGGGCATGAACGGCCAGGACACCTGCGAGGCCTTCTTCGACGAGGTGCGCGTGCCCGCGTCGAGCCTGCTGGGCCCCCGGGAGGGCCAGGGTTTCGCCCAGATCATGGATCGCATGGTGTACGAGCGCCTCGCCATCGCGGTGGGGGCCGCGGCCGCCATGGAGCGAGCCATCGAACTGACTTCCGAGTATGTGAAGGAGCGGGGGGCCTACGGCGGCACCCTCATGGACCTGCAGAACACCCGGATGGTCCTGGCCGAGTGCGCCACCCGCGCCAAGCTCGGCCGCGTCTTCGTGGACGGCTGCATCGACCGCTACGTGGCGGGGAGGCTGGACCCGGTCACCGCGGCCCAGGCCAAGTACTGGCTCACGGAGAGCGAGTGCCTCGTCGCCGACGCCTGCGTCCAGCTCCACGGCGGATACGGCTACATGACCGAGTACGAGATCGCCCGCATCTGGGCCGACAGCCGGGTCCACCGGATCTACGGCGGGGCCAACGAGATCCTGAAGGAGATGATCGCGTGGTCCTTGTGA
- a CDS encoding non-ribosomal peptide synthetase: protein MVLVKTSLAAFNDTAADWPSDRTIVDLFEAAAAADPGAEAIRAGERALTFGELNARANQIAWQLKSLGARPERAVALKMEHSIEVVCAILGILKSGSAYVPIDPSNPARRVEAILARIAETHPGETPLLVAGQGQAADLPKGLARVVTVSPGLRGLDLFRRENPARAAGPENLAYVIYTSGSTGEPKGVMIEHRSLVNYIWWAKRSYVPAKGMAWPLFSSLAFDLTVTTVFTPLVSEGRILVYHDAGWSHGTLLLKVIEDRAVNIMKLTPAHLALVKDMDLAALDLRVLVVGGEDLKAGLAREILAKAGPGVAIYNEYGPTEATVGCMIHRYDPELDTGVSVPIGTPAANMAVLPLDEAYRPAGPGGQGQLFLAGPGLARGYLNRPDLTAQRFLEIPDPREGREGERLRVYATGDLARWGEDGRLVFLGRADAQVKIGGARIELGEIEARLQQHPAVRRCAVAVVRQPGAAPEDGDANRLAAYYEAETPLAAGELRAFLAETLPAFMLPAHYLHLDRLPLTTNGKLDQAALPAPGTDRPEVSAGFVEQASETEAQIAAIWKDALRLTQIGVRDDFFELGGKSLPAIRILMQINKLFGIEVPVAAFFAHPTVAELAELVDRLRAGKD, encoded by the coding sequence GTGGTCCTTGTGAAGACCTCCCTGGCCGCCTTCAACGACACCGCCGCCGACTGGCCTTCGGACCGCACCATCGTGGACCTCTTCGAGGCCGCGGCGGCCGCGGATCCGGGGGCCGAGGCCATCCGCGCCGGGGAGCGCGCCCTGACCTTCGGCGAGCTCAACGCCCGCGCCAACCAGATCGCGTGGCAGCTCAAGTCGCTGGGAGCGAGGCCGGAGCGCGCCGTGGCCCTGAAGATGGAGCACTCCATCGAGGTGGTGTGCGCGATCCTGGGCATCCTGAAGTCCGGGTCGGCCTATGTCCCCATCGACCCCTCCAATCCGGCCCGCCGCGTGGAGGCCATCCTGGCCCGGATCGCGGAGACCCATCCCGGCGAGACCCCCCTGCTCGTGGCCGGGCAGGGCCAGGCCGCGGACCTGCCCAAGGGCCTGGCCCGGGTCGTGACCGTGTCGCCGGGCCTGCGCGGCCTGGACCTCTTCCGCCGGGAGAACCCGGCCCGCGCGGCGGGCCCGGAGAACCTGGCCTACGTCATCTACACCTCCGGCTCCACCGGCGAGCCCAAGGGCGTGATGATCGAGCACCGCAGCCTCGTGAACTACATCTGGTGGGCGAAGCGCTCCTACGTGCCCGCCAAGGGCATGGCCTGGCCCCTGTTCTCGTCCCTCGCCTTCGACCTGACCGTGACGACGGTCTTCACGCCGCTGGTGTCGGAAGGGCGCATCCTCGTCTACCACGACGCGGGCTGGTCCCACGGGACCCTCCTCCTCAAGGTGATCGAGGACCGCGCGGTGAACATCATGAAGCTCACCCCGGCCCACCTGGCGCTGGTCAAGGACATGGACCTGGCCGCCCTGGACCTGCGCGTCCTCGTGGTGGGCGGCGAGGACCTGAAGGCCGGGCTCGCCCGGGAGATCCTCGCCAAGGCCGGTCCCGGCGTGGCCATCTACAACGAGTACGGCCCCACCGAGGCCACCGTCGGGTGCATGATCCACCGCTACGACCCCGAGCTCGACACCGGCGTCTCCGTGCCCATCGGGACCCCCGCGGCGAACATGGCGGTCCTGCCCCTGGACGAGGCCTACCGGCCCGCGGGGCCCGGCGGGCAGGGCCAGCTCTTCCTGGCCGGGCCCGGCCTGGCCCGGGGCTACCTCAACCGGCCCGACCTCACCGCCCAGCGCTTCCTCGAGATCCCCGATCCCCGCGAAGGCCGGGAGGGGGAGCGCCTCCGCGTCTACGCCACCGGGGACCTGGCCCGCTGGGGCGAGGACGGGCGGCTCGTGTTCCTGGGGCGCGCCGACGCCCAGGTGAAGATCGGCGGGGCCCGCATCGAACTGGGCGAGATCGAGGCCCGCCTCCAGCAGCACCCGGCGGTCCGCCGCTGCGCCGTCGCGGTGGTCCGGCAGCCGGGCGCCGCCCCCGAGGACGGGGACGCCAATCGCCTGGCGGCCTACTACGAAGCGGAGACCCCCCTTGCCGCCGGGGAGCTGCGGGCCTTCCTGGCCGAAACCCTGCCGGCCTTCATGCTGCCGGCCCACTACCTCCACCTGGACCGCCTGCCCCTCACCACCAACGGCAAGCTGGACCAGGCCGCCCTTCCGGCCCCCGGCACGGACCGGCCCGAGGTCTCCGCCGGGTTCGTGGAACAGGCCAGCGAGACCGAGGCGCAGATCGCCGCCATCTGGAAGGACGCCCTCCGCCTCACCCAGATCGGCGTGCGCGACGACTTCTTCGAGCTGGGGGGGAAGTCCCTCCCGGCAATCCGCATCCTCATGCAGATCAACAAGCTGTTCGGAATCGAGGTGCCCGTGGCCGCCTTCTTCGCGCACCCGACGGTGGCGGAGCTGGCTGAACTGGTCGACCGGCTCCGGGCCGGCAAGGACTGA
- a CDS encoding acetyltransferase encodes MSKVIIFGSGGWAQYLHHCLTHDSPHEVVAFTVDGEYVKEPTLLGLPVVPFEDLPARFHPETHRMLVGLSYQQMNRLRQARYAQAKAKGYELISYVSSRAEVAPGVELGDNCLILEKAIVQPFVRIGADVTVCAAAIVGHHTTIRDHAFVAPAAVLLGLVGIGERCLIGANSTVYQGIQLEEGCLIGMGVCVNESAKAGSVFIQPSPEQMPQTSDELIPFLRWS; translated from the coding sequence ATGAGCAAGGTGATCATCTTCGGAAGCGGCGGCTGGGCCCAGTACCTGCATCATTGCCTGACCCACGATTCGCCCCACGAGGTCGTGGCCTTCACGGTCGACGGCGAGTACGTGAAGGAGCCCACCCTCCTGGGCCTGCCCGTCGTGCCCTTCGAGGACCTTCCGGCCCGCTTCCACCCGGAGACGCACCGCATGCTGGTGGGGCTGAGCTACCAGCAGATGAACCGCCTGCGCCAGGCCCGGTACGCCCAGGCCAAGGCCAAGGGCTACGAACTCATCTCGTACGTCAGCTCCCGCGCCGAGGTGGCGCCCGGCGTCGAGCTCGGCGACAACTGCCTCATCCTCGAGAAGGCCATCGTCCAGCCCTTCGTGAGGATCGGCGCCGACGTGACCGTGTGCGCCGCCGCCATCGTCGGCCACCACACCACCATCCGGGACCACGCCTTCGTGGCGCCCGCGGCGGTGCTCCTGGGCCTGGTGGGCATCGGGGAGCGCTGCCTCATCGGCGCCAACAGCACCGTGTACCAGGGCATCCAACTGGAGGAGGGCTGCCTCATCGGGATGGGCGTATGCGTGAACGAGAGCGCCAAGGCCGGCAGCGTCTTCATCCAGCCCTCCCCGGAGCAGATGCCCCAGACGAGCGACGAGCTGATCCCCTTCCTCCGCTGGTCCTGA
- a CDS encoding 4'-phosphopantetheinyl transferase family protein, translating into MAPGEVQVRAALFRDLEPALARYQAWLSPAERDRAGRFRRPEDRLAFQLGRGFLRALLGRALGQEAWTGAFAAGPGGRPALPGGAGRDLRFSLARTGSAVACALAEGLEVGLDLESPDRGPDPTAWAAAALGPAEAEAWGTLPAADQPEALLRAWVAKEAALKLDGRGLALDPRSAQAGPDCWLQDTCIVSLPDRAAWVRGFAWQGARLAVAAWAPPGRLDLPPGPGFPCGRGPA; encoded by the coding sequence GTGGCCCCCGGCGAGGTCCAGGTCCGCGCCGCCCTGTTCCGGGACCTGGAGCCCGCCCTGGCCCGCTACCAGGCCTGGCTCTCCCCCGCCGAGCGGGACCGGGCGGGGCGTTTCCGGAGGCCGGAGGACCGCCTCGCGTTCCAGCTGGGCCGCGGCTTCCTGCGGGCCCTCCTCGGGCGCGCCCTCGGCCAGGAGGCCTGGACCGGCGCCTTCGCGGCGGGTCCCGGGGGGCGCCCGGCCCTGCCCGGCGGGGCCGGGCGGGACCTGCGCTTCAGCCTCGCCCGGACCGGGTCGGCCGTGGCCTGCGCCCTGGCGGAAGGCCTGGAGGTGGGTCTGGACCTGGAATCCCCGGACCGGGGCCCGGATCCCACGGCCTGGGCCGCCGCCGCCCTGGGGCCGGCGGAGGCGGAGGCCTGGGGGACCCTGCCGGCGGCGGACCAGCCGGAGGCCCTCCTGCGCGCCTGGGTCGCCAAGGAGGCGGCCCTCAAGCTGGATGGCCGGGGCCTGGCCCTGGACCCCCGGAGCGCCCAGGCCGGTCCGGACTGTTGGCTCCAGGACACCTGCATCGTTAGCTTGCCTGACAGGGCGGCCTGGGTGCGGGGCTTCGCCTGGCAGGGGGCGCGGCTGGCGGTCGCCGCCTGGGCTCCTCCGGGCCGCCTGGACCTGCCCCCAGGTCCCGGGTTCCCTTGCGGGCGCGGACCCGCGTAG